The following nucleotide sequence is from Candidatus Jordarchaeales archaeon.
AGAACTACTTGCTAAATTTTTGGAGCTTGGATGCGATTTAATAATACCCACACCGAATGAGATACCTAAAGTGATAGAAGGAGCGTGTGGAAAGTGAGAGAAGCAACAGTCAGCAGAAAAACTGCGGAGACAAGTGTGAAAGTTAGAGTGAACTTGGATGGAAAGGGAGAAAGTCAAGTTGACACAGGTATACCATTCCTAGACCACATGTTGAAAACCCTTTCAAAACATTCGATGATCGACATTCATGTGGAAGCGAAAGGGGATTTAAAACACCACCTTATAGAAGATGTGGGAATAACTTTGGGGGAGGCTCTTCTAAAAGCCCTAGGAGGTAAGGAAGGGATATTCAGGTTTGGGAGTTGCATGGTTCCCATGGATGACGCGCTAGTCAGTGTAGCCTTAGACTGTGGAGGGAGACCATACGCGAGAATAGATCTGAAACTAAGGGGAGAAGAAGTTGAGGACGTTAAAGCAGAAGATGTAGTACACTTTCTTACTTCATTTGCTAATGCAGCACGAATAAACTTACACGTAAATGTAATGTGCGGCGAAAACGACCACCACAAAGTAGAAGCAACATTTAAGGCATTAGCTGTAGCTCTAAGGAAGGCTATAGAAGTAGATTCCAGGAGAGCGGGGGAAGTTCCGAGTGTCAAGGGAGAACTCTAAGAGGAGCGTAATATGTGTAATAGACTATGGCGTCGGGAACTTGAGAAGCATAAGCAAAGGGCTTGAGAAAGTTGGAGCCGACGTCAGGTTAACAACAAATGAAGAAGACATCACCGCTGCTGATGCCATAGTATTTCCGGGCGTAGGAGCATTTAAAGACGCAATGAGGAAGCTTGAGCCTCTGAAGGAAGTGATAATTCGTGAGATAGCGAGAGGGAAACCTTTCTTGGGTATATGCCTTGG
It contains:
- the hisB gene encoding imidazoleglycerol-phosphate dehydratase HisB; translated protein: MREATVSRKTAETSVKVRVNLDGKGESQVDTGIPFLDHMLKTLSKHSMIDIHVEAKGDLKHHLIEDVGITLGEALLKALGGKEGIFRFGSCMVPMDDALVSVALDCGGRPYARIDLKLRGEEVEDVKAEDVVHFLTSFANAARINLHVNVMCGENDHHKVEATFKALAVALRKAIEVDSRRAGEVPSVKGEL